A genomic segment from Juglans regia cultivar Chandler chromosome 14, Walnut 2.0, whole genome shotgun sequence encodes:
- the LOC108983947 gene encoding cation/H(+) antiporter 28-like isoform X1 has product MANKRVEDQDPCTGKLTAIFTKAAKHVFGFFLMVVLCNVTHFLLKPVSQPRITSDTFIGLLIGNLGIVRTLFDKPAALALRFIIDFGMICYMLVLGIEMDPYVLLKAPTRDAKVAYAGMLSTFILACSITPLLNYTGKFKINFTLTLSTALSSTASPVLTRIITSCKIGKSDIGRLVIAAGMHSDFISTLLISIGYIVYPIREKPSGKSRIQEVVEMSSALVLQTVITAKVSPIIMNWVNNENPEGKPIKGSHLVLSVAFMGLVCSCSPAYGYSPMLSAFMAGIFLPSKGRVSKYVISKVNYLLTTIFYPIFFIWMGFEADFREFEPGQIGTWARLFLLFVIATVGKVTGTVISGLLLGFHWPESVALGLLLSVKGHYQIYLAIAANTAGTTSTTTSIVLVIAVFFTVVYIPSVVSHIIKRARKRAPTHRMALEWLDPSKELRLMLCVHGPQNVPAAINFIEISRGTTDPGIEVYVTDMIELTDKIAATLVQVDGVDNMRVTDQSVIDMREEITTAVQDYEDMNGDGVTIRRMLALSTFNAMPHDICNLAEELVAALIILPFHKTQRPDGTLDAGHSGFRYVNRKVLRDAPCSVGILVDRGLGLMERISRLHVSPNIAVIFIGGKDDREALAYAGRVARHPGVKLTVIRFLVETSLENASRRTGNYRVNVAEQEEEMKIDDECFAQFYERQVAGGHVAYVEKHLANSSETYSTLTSLEGQYALIIVGRGGRANSVLTMGMNDWQQCPELGPIGDVLSGSDFSMKTSVLIIQQHNVKGELDGLDDDFSIM; this is encoded by the exons ATGGCAAATAAGAGAGTAGAAGATCAAGACCCATGTACGGGTAAGCTAACAGCAATATTTACAAAAGCTGCAAAACACGTATTCGGTTTCTTCTTAATGGTGGTTCTATGCAATGTCACGCACTTCCTTCTAAAGCCCGTCTCACAACCTCGAATCACTTCTGATACCTtt ATAGGGCTGCTCATTGGGAACTTGGGCATTGTACGTACTTTATTTGATAAACCAGCAGCTCTAGCTCTGCGTTTTATCATTGATTTTGGGATGATATGCTACATGCTTGTGTTGGGTATAGAAATGGATCCATATGTGCTCTTGAAAGCACCAACTCGAGATGCTAAAGTGGCATATGCTGGAATGCTCTCCACATTCATCCTAGCCTGCTCCATAACCCCATTGCTGAATTATACAgggaaattcaaaataaacttCACCCTTACCCTCTCCACTGCCCTCTCCAGTACAGCCTCTCCCGTCCTGACTCGTATAATTACTAGTTGTAAAATAGGCAAGTCGGACATTGGCCGGCTTGTCATTGCTGCAGGAATGCATTCTGATTTTATATCCACTCTTCTCATTTCCATTGGCTATATCGTATATCCAATAAGAGAAAAACCTTCAGGTAAGAGTCGAATTCAAGAAGTCGTAGAGATGAGTTCTGCACTAGTTCTCCAAACAGTGATCACTGCCAAAGTTTCACCGATTATTATGAACTGGGTTAACAACGAGAACCCTGAAGGCAAACCCATTAAAGGTTCACACCTAGTGCTCTCAGTTGCCTTCATGGGTTTGGTTTGCAGCTGCTCGCCTGCATACGGGTACAGCCCCATGCTGAGTGCATTTATGGCGGGGATTTTCTTGCCTAGTAAGGGGAGAGTATCAAAATATGTTATTAGCAAAGTCAACTACTTGTTAACTACCATTTTCTATCCcattttcttcatttggatGGGCTTTGAAGCTGATTTCCGAGAGTTTGAACCTGGCCAAATAGGAACTTGGGCAAGGCTGTTTCTACTCTTTGTAATAGCGACAGTAGGGAAGGTCACTGGGACGGTCATCTCTGGCTTGTTGTTGGGATTTCATTGGCCCGAATCGGTCGCACTTGGGTTGCTTCTCTCTGTAAAGGGCCATTATCAAATTTACTTGGCTATTGCTGCTAACACA GCCGGCACCACATCAACTACAACCAGCATTGTGTTGGTAATTGCAGTCTTTTTCACTGTTGTGTACATACCATCAGTTGTCTCGCATATAATCAAACGTGCAAGAAAACGTGCACCAACTCATCGAATGGCTCTTGAATGGCTTGACCCATCGAAAGAGCTCCGACTCATGCTATGTGTTCATGGGCCTCAAAATGTGCCTGCTGCCATTAACTTCATAGAGATATCTCGAGGCACAACTGACCCTGGAATCGAGGTATATGTCACTGACATGATTGAACTCACAGACAAAATAGCAGCCACACTTGTGCAAGTTGATGGAGTGGACAATATGAGAGTCACTGACCAGTCAGTGATAGACATGAGAGAAGAAATCACGACTGCAGTTCAAGACTATGAAGATATGAATGGTGATGGTGTTACAATCAGACGAATGCTTGCACTCTCTACATTCAATGCCATGCCccatgatatttgtaatttggcGGAGGAGTTGGTGGCGGCACTCATCATATTACCATTTCACAAGACCCAGCGTCCAGATGGAACATTGGATGCAGGCCATTCAGGATTTAGATATGTGAACCGCAAG GTTCTCAGGGATGCCCCATGCTCGGTGGGAATTCTGGTGGATAGAGGTCTTGGATTGATGGAAAGAATATCAAGATTACATGTATCTCCCAACATTGCAGTGATTTTCATTGGTGGCAAAGATGATAGAGAAGCATTAGCCTATGCTGGGCGTGTAGCACGGCATCCTGGAGTAAAACTCACTGTCATAAGATTCTTAGTGGAAACCAGTTTAGAGAATGCATCAAGAAGAACCGGCAACTATAGGGTCAATGTTGCAGAGCAGGAAGAGGAGATGAAGATCGATGACGAGTGCTTTGCGCAATTTTATGAGAGACAAGTAGCAGGCGGGCATGTTGCATACGTGGAGAAGCATCTTGCAAATTCATCTGAGACCTATTCAACTTTAACGTCATTGGA
- the LOC108983945 gene encoding peptidyl-prolyl cis-trans isomerase FKBP42-like codes for MAEVNEQQSQPLGEDNGNEIVTENAAFVHEEPPQDAIGPPRVDSEVEILHEKVTKQIIKEGHGQNPSKYSTCFLHYRAWTESTQHKFEDTWEEQRPLELVLGKEKKEMTGLAIGLSSMKSGERARLHVGWELGYGKEGSFSFPNVPPMADIIYEVELIGFDETKEGKARADMTVEERIGSADRRKMDGNALFKEDKLEEAMQQYEMAIAYMGDDFMFQLFGKYRDMALAVKNPCHLNMAACLIKLKRYDEAIMQCSIVLAENENNVKALFRRGKARAELGQTDAAREDFLKARKFAPEDKAIARELRLLAEHDKALYQKQKEIYKGLFGPRPEPKPKRSNWLVLFWHWLLSLFYRLFKRGGHKAD; via the exons ATGGCTGAAGTTAATGAGCAGCAAAGCCAACCCCTTG GTGAAGATAATGGAAATGAAATAGTCACTGAAAATGCTGCATTTGTGCATGAGGAGCCTCCTCAAGATGCTATCGGTCCCCCAAGAGTTGATTCTGAGGTGGAAATCCTTCATGAGAAAGTCACAAAGCAAATCATTAAGGAAGGTCATGGACAAAACCCATCCAAATATTCAACATGCTTCT TGCACTACAGGGCATGGACGGAAAGCACCCAGCACAAGTTTGAAGACACGTGGGAGGAGCAAAGACCACTTGAGTTGGTATTAGGGAAAG agaagaaagaaatgactggCTTGGCTATTGGTTTATCCAGCATGAAATCTGGTGAACGTGCCAGGTTACATGTGGGCTGGGAATTAGGTTACGGGAAAGAAGGAAGTTTTTCTTTCCCAAATGTTCCGCCTATGGCAGACATAATATATGAAGTTGAGCTCATTGGATTTGATGAGACCAAAGAA GGCAAAGCTCGTGCTGACATGACTGTGGAGGAGAGGATTGGTTCAGCAGATCGAAGAAAGATGGATGGAAATGCTTTATTTAAGGAGGATAAACTGGAGGAGGCTATGCAACAGTATGAAATG gCCATTGCATATATGGGTGATGACTTCATGTTCCAATTGTTTGGGAAGTACAGGGACATGGCTTTAGCTGTTAAGAATCCATGTCACCTTAACATGGCAGCATGTCTAATAAAGCTCAAGCGCTATGATGAAGCAATCATGCAATGCAGCATT GTGTTGGCAGAGAATGAAAACAACGTCAAAGCACTGTTCAGACGAGGTAAAGCTCGAGCAGAACTTGGGCAAACAGATGCTGCCCGAGAGGACTTCCTGAAGGCACGGAAATTTGCACCCGAAGACAAAGCAATTGCGAGGGAGTTACGTTTGCTTGCCGAACATGACAAGGCTCTTTATCAGAAGCAAAAGGAGATCTATAAAGGACTCTTTGGACCAAGACCTGAACCGAAACCAAAGCGATCTAATTGGCTGGTTCTCTTTTGGCATTGGTTGTTGTCACTATTCTATCGCCTTTTCAAGCGCGGAGGGCACAAAGCAGACTAA
- the LOC118344507 gene encoding uncharacterized protein LOC118344507, whose product MAALLVGHSLYRRICTIQEPRKKSSPRTFILLGCQSHKPADTSNPRTKKESRRESLLPGILVGFGKFGKVLKENMSPQQKGDWKDVMLMSLSFAVYVYISQKIVCAYCAWMSMPKQPW is encoded by the coding sequence ATGGCTGCTCTCTTAGTTGGCCATTCTTTATACAGAAGGATCTGTACAATTCAAGAACCCAGAAAGAAAAGCAGCCCAAGAACATTCATCCTTTTAGGCTGCCAAAGCCACAAACCTGCAGACACTTCCAACCCAAGAACGAAGAAAGAGAGCAGAAGGGAGTCGCTGTTGCCGGGAATTCTTGTTGGTTTTGGGAAGTTTGGGAAGGTTTTGAAAGAGAACATGAGCCCACAGCAGAAGGGTGATTGGAAGGACGTGATGCTAATGAGTCTATCATTTGCTGTTTATGTGTATATTTCACAGAAGATTGTTTGTGCTTATTGTGCTTGGATGTCCATGCCAAAGCAACCGTGGTAG